From Pseudonocardia autotrophica, one genomic window encodes:
- a CDS encoding formate dehydrogenase beta subunit: MSAPVTVYVPADSAARSVGADEVADALATAAADAGRDIRIVRNGSRGMLWLEPLVEVETAEGRVAYGPVDAADVGELVGAGLLDGAPTRLSHGRTAQIDWLASQQRVTFRRVGVIDPLSVEDYVRHGGFAGLTRALEMSPADVVTAVTESGLRGRGGAGFPAGIKWKTVHDAPAELKFICANADEGDSGTFADRMLMEGDPFTLIEGMTIAAHAVGATEGYIYLRSEYPDAVATMRQAIEIAYSRGWLGERIAGSELSFDLFVRVGAGAYICGEETSMLESLEGRRGTVRAKPPIPALEGLFGQPTVVNNVLTLGSVPMIMADGPAAYQELGIERSRGTQVFQLAGNVRRGGIVETAFGITLGELVEGYGGGSGSGRPVRAVQVGGPLGAYLPTDRFDLPMDYEGFAAANAMIGHGGVVVFDDTVDMARQARFAMEFCAIESCGKCTPCRVGAVRGVETIDKIIGGVDRERNLILLDSLCDTMTKGSLCAMGGLTPMPVRSAVQDFAEDFDRPPVQTGLPVPDKFAADTAARNAALMGTEE, encoded by the coding sequence ATGAGCGCCCCGGTGACGGTGTACGTCCCCGCCGACTCGGCGGCCCGCTCGGTCGGCGCCGACGAGGTCGCTGACGCGCTCGCCACCGCAGCCGCCGACGCCGGGCGCGACATCCGGATCGTCCGCAACGGCTCGCGCGGCATGCTGTGGCTGGAGCCGCTGGTCGAGGTCGAGACCGCCGAGGGCCGGGTGGCCTACGGACCGGTGGACGCCGCCGACGTCGGCGAGCTGGTCGGTGCCGGGCTGCTCGACGGCGCGCCGACCCGGCTGAGCCACGGCCGCACCGCGCAGATCGACTGGCTGGCCTCCCAGCAGCGGGTCACCTTCCGTCGGGTCGGTGTGATCGACCCGTTGAGCGTCGAGGACTACGTCCGGCACGGCGGCTTCGCCGGCCTGACCCGGGCGCTGGAGATGTCCCCCGCCGACGTCGTCACCGCCGTCACCGAGTCCGGCCTGCGCGGCCGCGGCGGCGCGGGATTCCCCGCCGGGATCAAGTGGAAGACCGTGCACGACGCCCCCGCCGAGCTGAAGTTCATCTGCGCGAACGCCGACGAGGGCGACTCCGGCACGTTCGCCGACCGGATGCTGATGGAGGGTGACCCGTTCACCCTGATCGAGGGCATGACCATCGCCGCACACGCGGTGGGCGCCACCGAGGGCTACATCTACCTGCGTTCGGAGTATCCGGACGCGGTCGCCACGATGCGCCAGGCCATCGAGATCGCCTACTCCCGCGGCTGGCTGGGCGAGCGGATCGCCGGCAGCGAGCTGTCGTTCGACCTGTTCGTCCGGGTCGGCGCGGGCGCCTACATCTGCGGCGAGGAAACCTCGATGCTGGAGAGCCTCGAGGGCAGGCGCGGCACGGTGCGCGCGAAACCGCCGATCCCCGCGCTGGAAGGGCTGTTCGGGCAACCGACGGTCGTCAACAACGTACTGACCCTCGGTTCCGTCCCGATGATCATGGCGGACGGCCCGGCCGCCTACCAGGAGCTGGGCATCGAACGGTCCCGCGGCACCCAGGTCTTCCAGCTCGCCGGCAACGTGCGCCGGGGCGGGATCGTGGAGACCGCGTTCGGCATCACGCTCGGCGAACTGGTCGAGGGCTACGGCGGCGGCAGCGGCTCCGGCCGGCCGGTGCGCGCCGTGCAGGTCGGCGGGCCGCTGGGCGCCTACCTCCCGACCGACCGTTTCGACCTGCCGATGGACTACGAGGGGTTCGCCGCGGCGAACGCGATGATCGGGCACGGCGGGGTGGTGGTGTTCGACGACACCGTCGACATGGCCCGGCAGGCCCGGTTCGCGATGGAGTTCTGCGCGATCGAGTCCTGCGGCAAGTGCACGCCGTGCCGGGTCGGTGCGGTGCGCGGCGTCGAGACCATCGACAAGATCATCGGCGGGGTCGACCGGGAACGGAACCTGATCCTGCTGGACAGCCTGTGCGACACCATGACCAAGGGCTCGCTGTGCGCGATGGGCGGCCTCACGCCGATGCCGGTGCGCAGCGCCGTGCAGGACTTCGCCGAGGACTTCGACCGGCCCCCGGTACAGACGGGGCTGCCGGTCCCGGACAAGTTCGCCGCCGACACGGCCGCCCGCAATGCGGCGCTGATGGGCACGGAGGAGTAG
- a CDS encoding NAD(P)H-dependent oxidoreductase subunit E, producing MSDVALDTGRAAAVREIAAGLKDERGALMPILHRVVEEIGYLTHEDTTVIAEVLNLSEAEVHGVATFYKDFRRTPAAQCVVQICRAEACQAVGANELVEHAISTLGIAMDARADDGTYELEQIFCLGNCALGPAVTVDGRLHGRVTPDRFDAILPEVTR from the coding sequence ATGTCTGACGTGGCACTGGACACCGGACGGGCCGCAGCCGTCCGGGAGATCGCCGCGGGCCTGAAGGACGAGCGCGGCGCCCTCATGCCGATCCTGCACCGGGTGGTCGAGGAGATCGGCTACCTCACGCACGAGGACACCACGGTGATCGCCGAGGTGCTGAACCTCTCCGAGGCCGAGGTGCACGGCGTCGCCACGTTCTACAAGGACTTCCGGCGCACCCCGGCCGCGCAGTGCGTCGTGCAGATCTGCCGGGCCGAGGCCTGCCAGGCGGTCGGCGCGAACGAGCTCGTCGAGCACGCCATCAGCACCCTCGGCATCGCGATGGACGCCCGCGCCGACGACGGCACCTACGAGCTGGAGCAGATCTTCTGCCTCGGCAACTGCGCGCTCGGCCCCGCCGTCACCGTCGACGGCAGGCTGCACGGCCGGGTCACCCCCGACCGGTTCGACGCGATCCTCCCGGAGGTGACCCGATGA
- a CDS encoding LysR family transcriptional regulator, protein MPPDILIRQLEYVVALAREQHFGRAAAASHVSQPALSAAIRKLERELGVTIVQRGRRFAGFTDEGRRVVAWAHRILAERDGLRSELDRMRDELTSTLRIGAIPTAVPPSPLVTTPFRQRHPQAGVRIEALSSTEILRRLEEFEIDVGLTYLDPHTPEATAAVPLYREHYLLLTPADGPRAGQQTVRWSDVAALPLCMLDTSMQNRRILDHAAAAAGTRLVPAVETNTVDGLYAHAAGGACSSIIAHTWLHAFGIPEGMTTIPLAEPSPRPAVGIVIPGRQPNSIAANALLEIVGGLDVAAELDRSVAVVTGSGRSRGAVPVADGS, encoded by the coding sequence ATGCCGCCCGACATCCTGATCCGCCAGCTGGAGTACGTGGTGGCGCTGGCTCGCGAGCAGCACTTCGGCCGGGCGGCCGCGGCCAGCCACGTCAGCCAGCCGGCGCTGTCCGCGGCGATCCGGAAGCTGGAGCGCGAGCTCGGTGTCACGATCGTGCAGCGCGGCCGCCGGTTCGCCGGATTCACCGACGAGGGACGGCGGGTCGTGGCGTGGGCGCACCGGATCCTCGCCGAGCGCGACGGGCTCCGGAGCGAGCTCGACCGGATGCGCGACGAGCTGACCAGCACCCTGCGGATCGGGGCGATTCCGACCGCGGTGCCGCCGAGCCCGCTGGTGACCACGCCGTTCCGGCAGCGGCATCCGCAGGCGGGTGTGCGGATCGAGGCGCTGTCGTCGACCGAGATCCTCCGCAGGCTGGAGGAGTTCGAGATCGACGTCGGGCTGACCTACCTCGACCCGCACACCCCGGAGGCCACCGCTGCCGTCCCGCTCTACCGCGAGCACTACCTGCTGCTCACCCCCGCCGACGGGCCCCGGGCCGGGCAGCAGACGGTGCGCTGGAGCGACGTCGCGGCGCTGCCGCTGTGCATGCTCGACACCAGCATGCAGAACCGGCGGATCCTGGACCACGCGGCCGCCGCGGCGGGCACCCGGCTCGTCCCGGCCGTCGAGACGAACACGGTGGACGGCCTGTACGCGCACGCCGCGGGCGGTGCCTGTTCCAGCATCATCGCGCACACCTGGCTGCACGCGTTCGGCATCCCGGAGGGGATGACCACGATCCCGCTGGCTGAGCCGAGCCCGCGGCCTGCGGTGGGCATCGTGATCCCGGGCAGGCAGCCGAACTCCATCGCGGCGAACGCGCTGCTCGAGATCGTCGGCGGCCTCGATGTCGCCGCCGAGCTGGACCGGTCGGTCGCGGTGGTGACCGGGTCCGGCCGATCACGCGGCGCCGTTCCGGTCGCGGACGGCTCCTAG
- a CDS encoding DUF418 domain-containing protein, with amino-acid sequence MTTDHTHPPATAGPAGLTGRIPAPDIARGVMLLLIVLANTPYYLYGRPHGGMGAHPVDGSVVDRVVQAVLITTVDLRVYPMFAFLFGYGLVMILRRQQAAGLSDDEARRLLRRRNLLLVAFGAVHALLLWGGDVLGAYGLCGLALVWLFLRRSDRTLLVWAGIGTGLLALLAVLSALEGLAVLAGLQEPNDVGATVTVLARASVSDPDLLGAALARMTMWPIQVLLIQGLVGMVVPVSILLGFWAARHRVLDRPWEHRRLLWITAVGGITIGWLAGLPFALTHIGVLDTMAPALSSFAVPQMLAGLACGLGYVAAFGLIGDRLAGRPLGPLGGALTAVGKRSLTCYLAQSLLCAPLLAAWGLGLGGILGSAQTAAFAIGVWLLTVLYAVVAERRGAPGPAEALLRRLTYGPPTAAPTATPTAAPTDG; translated from the coding sequence ATGACAACCGACCACACACATCCACCGGCAACCGCGGGCCCGGCCGGGCTCACCGGCCGGATACCCGCGCCGGACATCGCCCGGGGGGTCATGCTGCTGCTGATCGTCCTGGCGAACACGCCCTACTACCTCTACGGACGGCCACACGGCGGGATGGGCGCGCACCCGGTGGACGGATCGGTCGTGGACCGGGTCGTCCAGGCCGTTCTGATCACCACGGTCGATCTGCGGGTCTACCCGATGTTCGCGTTCCTGTTCGGCTACGGCCTGGTGATGATCCTGCGGCGGCAGCAGGCGGCCGGGCTCTCCGACGACGAGGCCCGACGACTGCTGCGCCGCCGGAACCTGCTTCTGGTCGCCTTCGGTGCCGTGCACGCGCTGCTGCTCTGGGGCGGCGACGTCCTGGGTGCCTACGGTCTGTGCGGACTGGCCCTGGTGTGGCTGTTCCTCCGCCGGTCCGACCGCACACTCCTGGTCTGGGCGGGGATCGGCACCGGCCTGCTCGCGCTGCTCGCGGTCCTCTCGGCGCTCGAGGGGCTCGCCGTGCTGGCCGGATTGCAGGAGCCGAACGACGTGGGCGCCACGGTCACCGTCCTGGCGCGGGCGAGCGTGTCCGATCCCGATCTCCTCGGCGCCGCGCTCGCGCGGATGACGATGTGGCCGATCCAGGTCCTGCTGATCCAGGGACTCGTCGGGATGGTCGTTCCGGTATCGATCCTGCTGGGGTTCTGGGCCGCCCGCCATCGTGTGCTGGATCGACCGTGGGAGCACCGCCGGCTGCTGTGGATCACCGCCGTCGGCGGGATCACGATCGGTTGGCTCGCCGGTCTGCCGTTCGCGCTGACGCACATCGGTGTGCTCGACACGATGGCCCCGGCGCTCTCGTCGTTCGCCGTGCCGCAGATGCTCGCCGGGCTTGCCTGCGGCCTCGGTTACGTCGCTGCATTCGGATTGATCGGCGACCGCCTCGCCGGCCGGCCGCTCGGACCGCTCGGCGGCGCGCTGACCGCCGTCGGGAAACGGTCGCTGACCTGCTACCTGGCGCAGTCGCTGCTGTGCGCCCCGCTGCTCGCGGCCTGGGGCCTGGGCCTCGGAGGGATCCTGGGCAGCGCGCAGACCGCCGCGTTCGCGATCGGGGTCTGGCTGCTCACCGTGCTGTACGCGGTCGTCGCGGAGCGGCGTGGCGCGCCCGGCCCGGCCGAGGCGCTGCTCCGCCGGCTGACCTACGGCCCGCCCACGGCGGCCCCCACCGCGACACCCACTGCGGCCCCCACCGACGGCTGA
- a CDS encoding TetR/AcrR family transcriptional regulator: MRSEKSPSGQKRRSAIEDVRRAQIIESAVAMFAELGYAGASLARIAEHAGISKGVIAYHFAGRDNLVEQLVEHVYAEITELVVPHIEQESTVVGRLRARILGVGAYVRTHRAEMVALAEILNNLRDADGRLRYGNEFNESLYRGMEEMFRAGQESGELRSFDARVMAVTVQAAIDAMVDYAHTYPDHDVDTHAAELADLFEQAVSADRADRADGADGADGADGADGADGTTPQHHGGTP, encoded by the coding sequence ATGCGGTCAGAAAAAAGTCCAAGCGGCCAGAAGCGTCGGTCGGCGATCGAGGACGTCCGTCGTGCGCAGATCATCGAGAGCGCCGTCGCGATGTTCGCTGAGCTCGGCTACGCGGGCGCCTCGCTGGCCCGGATCGCCGAGCACGCAGGTATCAGCAAGGGCGTGATCGCCTACCACTTCGCCGGCCGGGACAACCTGGTCGAGCAGCTCGTCGAGCACGTGTACGCGGAGATCACCGAGCTCGTCGTGCCGCACATCGAGCAGGAGTCGACGGTGGTGGGCCGACTGCGCGCCCGCATCCTGGGCGTCGGCGCCTACGTCCGCACACACCGGGCCGAGATGGTCGCCCTGGCCGAGATCCTCAACAACCTCCGGGACGCCGATGGCCGCCTGCGCTACGGCAACGAGTTCAACGAGTCGCTCTACCGCGGCATGGAGGAGATGTTCCGGGCCGGCCAGGAGTCCGGCGAACTGCGCAGCTTCGACGCCCGCGTGATGGCGGTGACCGTCCAGGCCGCCATCGACGCGATGGTCGACTACGCCCACACCTATCCCGATCACGACGTCGACACACACGCCGCCGAGCTGGCCGACCTGTTCGAGCAGGCCGTCAGTGCCGACAGGGCCGACAGGGCCGACGGGGCCGACGGGGCCGACGGGGCCGACGGGGCCGACGGGGCCGACGGCACGACACCGCAGCACCACGGGGGGACACCATGA
- a CDS encoding GNAT family N-acetyltransferase translates to MADGPWTVERVDEPALLVENSFLFDHPVRPAGAQDFLRRAGHVLLLARVADGSGIGFVSGIEMRHPDGDPEMFVYELAVDARWRRRGVAAALLRALGEEALRRGCAGMWTGTERDNVAALATYRSLGADIDDRSVFVTWDSCPEGVRTR, encoded by the coding sequence ATGGCCGACGGCCCGTGGACCGTGGAGCGGGTGGACGAACCCGCCTTACTCGTCGAGAACTCATTCCTGTTCGACCACCCGGTGCGGCCCGCCGGTGCGCAGGACTTCCTGCGACGTGCGGGACACGTCCTGCTGCTCGCCCGTGTTGCCGACGGGTCCGGCATCGGTTTCGTGTCCGGGATCGAGATGCGGCATCCCGACGGCGACCCCGAGATGTTCGTCTACGAGCTCGCGGTGGATGCCCGGTGGCGGCGCCGCGGAGTGGCCGCGGCGCTGCTGCGTGCGCTGGGGGAGGAAGCCCTCCGCCGGGGCTGCGCCGGCATGTGGACCGGGACCGAGCGGGACAACGTCGCGGCGCTCGCCACCTATCGGTCGCTCGGCGCCGACATCGACGACCGCTCGGTGTTCGTCACCTGGGACTCCTGTCCGGAGGGCGTGCGGACGCGATGA
- a CDS encoding DUF1345 domain-containing protein: MSTSFGTGDVTVTTREMRRTVVAHSVLAFVFTTLILAVTVSAVATLMRPGSRSPTRTPIIASARPPDRSPR, translated from the coding sequence GTGAGCACCTCGTTCGGGACCGGTGACGTCACCGTGACGACCCGCGAGATGCGGCGGACCGTCGTGGCGCACAGCGTCCTCGCCTTTGTGTTCACCACGCTGATCCTCGCCGTCACGGTCTCCGCCGTCGCCACCCTGATGCGTCCCGGCTCACGATCGCCCACTCGCACCCCGATCATCGCGTCCGCACGCCCTCCGGACAGGAGTCCCAGGTGA
- a CDS encoding alpha/beta hydrolase: MGSRYDPATSLRNAEEPAGQLPDAGLLVVDEWGHRVAPAAQRVCRRHRHRLPARRHGRGEHLVRDR; the protein is encoded by the coding sequence GTGGGCAGCCGGTACGACCCGGCAACCTCGCTGCGCAACGCCGAAGAGCCGGCCGGGCAGTTACCGGACGCCGGACTGCTGGTCGTGGACGAGTGGGGGCACCGCGTCGCTCCAGCAGCACAGCGGGTGTGTCGACGACACCGTCACCGGCTACCTGCTCGACGTCACGGTCGGGGTGAGCACCTCGTTCGGGACCGGTGA